In a genomic window of Flavobacteriales bacterium:
- a CDS encoding transketolase — MRSSPVVATSAASSVSELQRIASQVRRDIVRQVHACQSGHPGGSLGCADFFTALYFSILRHDPKAWNMDGRGQDLFFLSNGHISPVWYSVLARSGYFPVSELATFRKINGRLQGHPTTHEGLPGVRMASGSLGQGLSVGIGAALAKKLNGDNALVYTLHGDGELQEGQIWEAAMFAAGKKVDNLISTIDCNGRQIDGDVDDVLPLGDLRAKWLAFGWDVLETDGNDMDKLLTSMAEAKRRTGKGKPVMVLMRTEMGQGVDFMMNSHAWHGIAPNDAQLASALGQLEETLGDY, encoded by the coding sequence ATGCGATCATCACCTGTCGTGGCCACTTCCGCCGCCAGCTCCGTTAGCGAGCTCCAACGCATCGCGTCGCAAGTGCGCCGTGACATTGTCAGGCAGGTGCATGCGTGCCAGAGCGGCCACCCCGGAGGTTCACTGGGCTGCGCCGATTTCTTCACCGCCCTGTACTTCAGCATCCTGCGCCACGATCCCAAGGCGTGGAACATGGACGGACGCGGCCAGGACCTCTTCTTCCTGAGCAACGGTCATATCAGCCCGGTCTGGTACAGCGTGCTGGCGCGGAGCGGCTACTTCCCAGTGAGCGAACTGGCCACCTTCCGCAAGATCAATGGCCGCTTGCAAGGGCATCCCACCACGCACGAAGGCCTGCCCGGCGTGCGCATGGCCAGCGGCTCCCTGGGCCAGGGCCTCAGCGTGGGCATCGGTGCGGCTTTGGCAAAGAAGCTCAACGGCGATAATGCCTTGGTGTACACGCTGCACGGCGACGGCGAGCTGCAGGAAGGCCAGATCTGGGAAGCAGCCATGTTCGCTGCTGGCAAGAAGGTCGATAACCTGATCAGCACCATTGACTGCAACGGTCGCCAGATCGATGGCGACGTGGACGATGTCCTGCCGCTCGGCGACTTGCGCGCCAAATGGCTGGCCTTCGGCTGGGATGTGCTGGAGACCGACGGCAACGATATGGATAAGCTGCTCACCAGCATGGCCGAGGCCAAGCGGCGCACCGGCAAAGGCAAGCCCGTGATGGTGCTGATGCGCACCGAGATGGGACAGGGCGTCGATTTCATGATGAACAGCCACGCCTGGCACGGCATCGCCCCGAACGATGCGCAACTGGCCAGCGCACTGGGCCAGCTCGAAGAGACGTTGGGCGACTACTGA
- a CDS encoding VWA domain-containing protein: MRRHALEVPFAPNAIPDIRKKLMATRCLGTTPIARSLEKAAKDFPELDKSKGARPVRNIIILITDGIEACDEDPCAVSRALQAKGIVLKPFVIGVGLTEMDRFALQCVGNYYDASTPELFAHVLDVVVTQALNSTTAQISLMTADGKPTETDVAVTLYDQKTGQQRYHMEHTLTDRGLPDTLSIDPIFTYRITAHTVPPSVRENVTVRPGAYHHRCGCRHGHAGSAHGQRSGRCEPGKLHRAPQGRTGHLDGHGHGPQPTPARRLLRSGGPHAAAHADHRCAG; encoded by the coding sequence TTGCGACGACACGCGCTCGAAGTGCCTTTCGCGCCGAATGCCATCCCGGACATCCGCAAGAAGCTGATGGCCACGCGCTGCTTGGGCACCACGCCCATTGCCCGATCGCTGGAGAAAGCCGCCAAGGATTTCCCGGAGCTCGACAAGAGCAAGGGCGCGCGTCCGGTGCGGAACATCATCATCCTCATCACCGATGGCATCGAGGCCTGCGACGAGGATCCCTGCGCCGTGAGCCGCGCCTTGCAGGCCAAGGGCATCGTGCTGAAGCCCTTCGTGATCGGCGTAGGCCTTACGGAGATGGACAGATTCGCCCTGCAATGCGTGGGCAACTACTACGATGCCAGCACACCGGAGCTCTTCGCCCATGTGCTCGACGTGGTGGTGACCCAAGCCCTCAACAGCACCACCGCGCAGATCAGCCTCATGACCGCGGACGGCAAGCCCACCGAGACCGACGTGGCCGTGACGCTCTACGATCAGAAGACCGGGCAGCAGCGCTACCACATGGAGCACACGCTCACCGATCGCGGCCTCCCGGACACGCTCAGCATCGACCCCATCTTCACCTACCGGATCACGGCCCATACGGTTCCGCCGTCGGTGCGGGAGAACGTCACCGTGCGACCCGGCGCATACCATCATCGCTGTGGATGCCGGCATGGGCACGCTGGCTCTGCGCATGGGCAACGGTCCGGCCGATGCGAGCCAGGTAAGCTGCATCGTGCGCCGCAAGGGCGAACCGGGCACCTTGATGGCCATGGACATGGGCCGCAGCCAACGCCTGCGCGTCGGCTCCTACGATCTGGAGGTCCTCACGCTGCCGCGCACGCTGATCACCGATGTGCTGGTTGA